In Nocardioides daphniae, the DNA window CTGCCGCCCGCCAGCCTGACCCGCCACGTCGACCGGCTGGTCGCCCGCGGGCTGGTGCTGCGCAAGACCCATGCCCGCGACCGCCGCCGCATCGTGGTGGCGCTGACCGACCGTGGCCGCGAGGCCTGGGCGCGGGTCGACGCCGAGGAGCAGCAGGTCCACGAGTCGTTGCGCGCCGCGCTCGGTCCGGGTCGCTTCGACGCACTGGTCGCCGAGCTCCACCTGGTCCCGCTGGCCCTGGGCTGAGCCCGGTCGAGCTACGCCGAACTGGGGACGACCTCCCCCGCCGGAGCCCCGATGTGACTCAGGCCACTGCCTCCGAGCACCCTCGCGTCAGAACGTGACGGCGGATTCACACGCACGAAACACTGACCCACTGAGATTGCTTCCATTCGGGAACACCTGACGGCAGGGCTCCCAGGGAGGAAGAACTCGTGCGCAACCACACCACCATCCGGCGCCGCACCGCAGCGGTCGCCTCAGTCCTCGTGATCGGCCTGGCCACGGCCGCCTGTGGCGGTTCCAAGGCGGCCGACGGCGACGACGCCCCCTCCGCGAAGCCGGCGAAGTCCTGCGTCGACGTGTCGGGAGACACCGTCAAGCTCGGCTTCATCAACTCCCTCACCGGCGCGATGGCCATCTCGGAGAAGACGGTCTCGGCCGTGCTCGGGATGGCTGCCGAGGAGATCAACGCGTCCGGCGGGATCATGGGCAAGAAGATCGAGCCGATCCAGGAGGACGGCGCGACCGACTGGCCCACCTTCGCGGAGAAGACCGAGAAGCTGCTCACCGACGACTGCGTCGCAGCGGTCTTCGGCGGATGGACCTCCTCGTCGCGCAAGGCGATGAAGCCGGTCGTCGAGAAGCACAACGGCCTGCTCTTCTACCCGGTCCAGTACGAGGGCCTGGAGTCGTCGAAGAACATCTACTACACCGGCGCGACGACCAACCAGCAGATCCTCCCGGCCATGGAGTTCCTCAAGGCCGAGGGCGTGAAGACGCTCTTCCTGGCCGGCTCCGACTACGTCTTCCCGCGCACCGCCAACGCGATCATCAAGCTCTACGCCAAGGAGCTCGGCATCGAGATCGTGGGCGAGGAGTACGTGCCGCTCGACAAGGACGACTGGACCACCCAGGTGGCCAAGATCGTCAAGGCCAAGCCCGACTTCGTCTTCAACACCATCAACGGCTCGTCCAACGTCGGCTTCGTCAAGGCCTACACCGACGCCGGGCTGAAGGCCGAGACCACGCCGATCATCTCGGTGTCGATCGCCGAGGAGGAGGCCCCCAACATGGGCGCCTCGGTCGAGGGCCAGTACGCCGCGTGGAACTACTTCCAGTCGGTCAAGTCGCCGGCCAACGAGAAGTTCATCAAGGACTGGGTCGCCTACGACGGCCCGAGCGACGTGACGTCCGACCCGATGGAGGCCGCGTACATCTCGCTCCACCTCTACAAGGCGATGGTGGAGAAGGCCGGGTCCTTCGACGTCGACAAGATCAACGCGGCCGCCGACGGCGTCTCCTTCGACGCCCCCGAGGGCAAGGTCGTGGTCGACGGCGACAACCACCACATCACCAAGCCGGGCCTGATCGGACAGATCAACGCCGACAACCAGTTCGACGTCGTCTGGTCGTCCGACGGGCCGATCGCCCCGGACCCGTACCTCGAGGGCTACACGTGGTTCCCGGAGGCGACGCGCGACGCCCTGGTGAAGGCAGCCGGCTGACGCCGCTGCTCCAGTGAGGGGTCCCGCACCCGGCGTGCGGGACCCCTCCCAGCCACTCGTCCCACTCCAGCTGAGAGGCCACCCATGGACTCCCTGATCGCGCCGTTCCTCAACGGCACCGCCGACGGCGCACTCCTGCTCATCGCCGCCCTCGGCCTCGCCCTCACCTTCGGGCAGATGGGCGTCATCAACATGGCGCACGGGGAGTTCCTGCTCGCCGGCGCCGTCTGCGCCTTCTGGACCCAGCAGGTGGTGGCCAGCACCGACGTCTCGATCCTGCTGGCGCTCCCCGTCGCGTTCGTCTTCGCCGGCCTGCTCGGACTCGTCCTCGAGGCCACGGTCCTGCAGTGGATGTACGACCGTCCGCTCGACACCCTGCTGGCCACGGTGGGGGTGAGCCTGGCGCTCCAGCAGGTCTTCCTCCAGCTGTACCCCAGCGGCGTCCCGGTCGAGAAGCCGAGCCTGCTCGACGGGCAGCTCGACGTCCTGGGCTACGCGTGGCCGCTGCGCCAGGTCTTCACGATCGTGCTCGCTGCTGGGTGCCTGGCCGGTCTCGGCGCACTGTTGAAGTACAGCTCGTTCGGCCGCCGGATCCGGGCCACGGTGCAGAACCGTGCGCTCGCCGAGACGCTGGGGGTCGCCACCCGGTCGGTCGACCGGATGACGTTCTTCATCGGCTCCGGCCTCGCTGGCGTCGGCGGCGTCGCCGCGTCGCTGATCGGCGGCACCAACTCCCAGCTGGGCACGCGCTACATCATCCTGGCCTTCCTCGTCGTCGTGGCCGGCGGCCTCGGGCAGCTGCGCGGGACCGTCATCGCGGCCTGGACGGTCGGCGTGGTCACGGCCTACCTGGCCGACTGGACGACGGGGAGCCTGGCGCAGGTCATCACCTTCGTGCTCGTCGTGGTCTTCCTGCAGGTGAGGCCCAACGGCCTCTTCACCGTCCGAACGCGAGGTCTGGCATGAGCACCCCCAGCACCACCAGCACCGTCGAGGGCCCGTCCGTCCAGGTCGCGGCCGGCCCACCCACAGACCGTCGCCGCCCCCGGTCCTCCCCCCGTCTCCCGCGCCGTCTCCCGCGCCGTCTGTCCAAGGACACGGTGTCGCTGCTCGGCATCGGGGTCTTCGCGTTCTTCATGCTGGTCGTGGCGCCGGCGGTGCTGAGCGACTTCCGGCTCAACAACCTCGGCAAGTACGCCTGCTGGGCGATGGTCGCGGTCGGCATCGGGCTGGCCTGGGGGCGCGGCGGCATGCTCGTGATGGGCCAGGGGGTCTACTTCGCCCTGGGCGCCTACGCGATGGCGATGCACCTCACCCTGGAGACCGCCGGGCCCGACGCGATCCCGGTCTTCATGATCCTGTACGACCCGCTCGCCCCGCTGCCCGGCTTCTGGGAGCCGTTCCGCAGCGGCACGTTCACGCTGCTGGCCATCGTCATCGCCCCGGTGCTCCTGGCCGGCACGCTCGGCTACGCGATCTTCAAGCGCCGGGTGAAGGGGGCGTACTTCGCCATCCTGTCCCAGGCGCTGGCCGTCGCCTGGCGTACCTCATCGGCGGCACGATCAAGCTGACCGGAGGCGACACCGGGCTGAGCGACTTCAAGTACTTCTTCGGCTACACCCTGTCCGACCCGGTCAACAAGCGGATGATCTACAGCATCACCGCCGGCCTGCTCGTGCTGTGCCTCCTCGTGGTCTGGCAGCTCTACCGCAGCCGCTTCGGCGAGCTGCTCGTCGCGACGCGCGACGCCGAGGAGCGGGTCCGGTTCCTGGGCCACGACCCGGCCAACATCAAGCTCGTCGCCTACGTGACGGCCGCCGTGATGGCGAGCATCGGAGGTGCCCTGTTCGTACCCATCGCAGGCATCATCTCGCCCAAGGAGATCGGCGCCGCAGCATCGATCTTCATGATCGCCGGGGCCGCCTTCGGGGGCCGGGCCACGCTGTTCGGCCCCGTCCTGGGCGCCCTCCTGCTGGGCTTCGGCCGTTCCTCGCTCTCGGAGCGGTGGGAGAACGGGTGGATCTACGCCCTGGCACTGATGTTCGTCGTGGTGACGCTGCTGGCCCCCGAGGGGGTCGCCTCCGTCCCCCGCCGGGTGGTGGAGCGCCTCCGCTCGTGGCGCGGCACCCCCGGACACACCGCAGCGAAGGAGGCGCGCCCATGAAGGGCCAGGACTACGTGGAGGTCAGGGGCCTCACCGTCGACTTCGACGGGTTCAAGGCCAACGAGGACGTCGACGTGACGTTCATGCAGGGCCGCATCCACTTCCTGATCGGTCCCAACGGTGCCGGCAAGACCACCCTGGTGGACGCGCTCACCGGGCTGGTCAAGGGCACCGGTCACGCGCGCTACGGCAACCTCGACCTGCTGTCGCTGAAGTCGCACCAGATCTCGCGGGCCGGGGTGGGCCGGACCTTCCAGACGGCCACCGTCTGCGAGGAGCTCTCGGTCCTGCAGAACCTCGACATCGCCGGCGGGGTGCACCGCCGGACGTGGGGCATGCTGCGGGCGCGCAAGGGCATCCCGGACTACGTCCAGGAGGCGATGGAGACCGTGGGCCTCGCCGACCTGAGGGACCGTCCGGCCGGGGTCCTCGCCCACGGCCAGAAGCAGTGGCTCGAGATCGGCATGCTGCTGGTGCAGGACGCGAAGGTGATGTTCCTCGACGAGACGGTCGCCGGCATGAGCCACGAGGAGCGCGACGAGACCGGCGAGCTGCTGCGCCGGATCGCCCCCAGCCGCACCATCGTCGTCATCGAGCACGACATGGACTTCGTGCGCAACCACGCCGACGTCGTCACCGTGCTGCATGCCGGCAAGGTGCTGGCCGAGGGGTCAGTCGCCGAGATCCAGGGCAACGCACGCGTCCAGGAGGTCTACCTCGGACGCCACATCGAAGAGGTGACGCATGACTGAGTCGATGCTCGAGCTGGTCGGAGTCACCGCGGGCTACGGCCGCAGCATGGTGCTGCACGACGTGAGCCTGACGGTCGCCTCCGGTGGCGGGACGGCGCTGATGGGGCACAACGGCGCCGGCAAGACGACGCTGCTCCGGGTGGCCGTCGGCCTGCTCCCGGTGCGCAGCGGAAAGGTGCTGCTCGACGGCGAGGACGTGACGAAGCTCAGGCCCAACGCCCGCGTACGACGTGGGCTGGGCTACGTGCCGCAGGGGCAGCTCTGCTTCCCGCAGATGACCACGCTGGAGAACCTCCAGCTCGTGACCCGCACCCGCGCGGAGATCGACGGGGTCCTCGACACCTTCCCTGCACTGCGTACGCTGCTCGCCCGCCGCGCCGGTCTGCTCTCGGGAGGCCAGCGCCAGCAGCTGGCGATCGCCCGCACGCTGCTGACGAAGCCGCGGATGCTGATCCTCGACGAGCCGACCGAGGGCATCCAGCCCAACGTGGTCGAGGACATCGAGCAGGTCATCACCGACCTCACCCGGCGCGGGGACCTGTCGGTGCTCCTGGTCGAGCAGCACGTCGGCTTCGCGCTGCGGGCGACCAGCGACTACTTCGTGCTGGAGTCGGGCCGGGTCACCGCGTCCGGGGTGGGCGGCGCGGGCGCCGTCGAGGCCGTCCGCGACGCGATGGCGGTGTGAGGTGCACCTGACTCCCGCGGACAGCGAGAAGCTGCTGCTCGCCGTCGCCGGCATGGTCGCGCGTGACCGCCTCGAGCGCGGCGTACGCCTCAACCACCCCGAATCGGTCGCCCTGCTCGCCACCTGGGTCATCGAGCGGGCCCGCGAGGGCGCGTCGGTCACCGACCTGATGGAGCGCGGGCGCAGCGTGCTGGGCCGCGACCAGGTCATGGAGGGCGTCGCCGAGATGCTCACCGACGTCCAGGTCGAGGCGACCTTCCCCGACGGGCGAAAGCTCGTGACGTTGCATCACCCCATCGGCTGAAAGGGACCCTGATGTCCCGCCTTCTCCGCCTCCGGCCCCGGCGCCGTGCGCTGCGCCCCGGGCACGGTCGTGCTCAACGGCGACCGTACGCCCGCCGAACGGCTGCGCCTTGTCGTGCTCAACACCGGCGACCGGCCCGTCCAGGTCGGCTCGCACGTGCACTTCGCGTTGGTCAACGACGC includes these proteins:
- a CDS encoding ATP-binding cassette domain-containing protein; this translates as MTESMLELVGVTAGYGRSMVLHDVSLTVASGGGTALMGHNGAGKTTLLRVAVGLLPVRSGKVLLDGEDVTKLRPNARVRRGLGYVPQGQLCFPQMTTLENLQLVTRTRAEIDGVLDTFPALRTLLARRAGLLSGGQRQQLAIARTLLTKPRMLILDEPTEGIQPNVVEDIEQVITDLTRRGDLSVLLVEQHVGFALRATSDYFVLESGRVTASGVGGAGAVEAVRDAMAV
- a CDS encoding MarR family winged helix-turn-helix transcriptional regulator gives rise to the protein MGTTRDEARTSTPTPSPTTTSPPTSLPLLLRRIEHVLEQRIAEGIAPVLADLDLTPERWRVMATLAEEPGQTMTRLAVTAVLPPASLTRHVDRLVARGLVLRKTHARDRRRIVVALTDRGREAWARVDAEEQQVHESLRAALGPGRFDALVAELHLVPLALG
- a CDS encoding ABC transporter ATP-binding protein, with the translated sequence MKGQDYVEVRGLTVDFDGFKANEDVDVTFMQGRIHFLIGPNGAGKTTLVDALTGLVKGTGHARYGNLDLLSLKSHQISRAGVGRTFQTATVCEELSVLQNLDIAGGVHRRTWGMLRARKGIPDYVQEAMETVGLADLRDRPAGVLAHGQKQWLEIGMLLVQDAKVMFLDETVAGMSHEERDETGELLRRIAPSRTIVVIEHDMDFVRNHADVVTVLHAGKVLAEGSVAEIQGNARVQEVYLGRHIEEVTHD
- a CDS encoding branched-chain amino acid ABC transporter permease → MSDPVNKRMIYSITAGLLVLCLLVVWQLYRSRFGELLVATRDAEERVRFLGHDPANIKLVAYVTAAVMASIGGALFVPIAGIISPKEIGAAASIFMIAGAAFGGRATLFGPVLGALLLGFGRSSLSERWENGWIYALALMFVVVTLLAPEGVASVPRRVVERLRSWRGTPGHTAAKEARP
- the urtA gene encoding urea ABC transporter substrate-binding protein; amino-acid sequence: MRNHTTIRRRTAAVASVLVIGLATAACGGSKAADGDDAPSAKPAKSCVDVSGDTVKLGFINSLTGAMAISEKTVSAVLGMAAEEINASGGIMGKKIEPIQEDGATDWPTFAEKTEKLLTDDCVAAVFGGWTSSSRKAMKPVVEKHNGLLFYPVQYEGLESSKNIYYTGATTNQQILPAMEFLKAEGVKTLFLAGSDYVFPRTANAIIKLYAKELGIEIVGEEYVPLDKDDWTTQVAKIVKAKPDFVFNTINGSSNVGFVKAYTDAGLKAETTPIISVSIAEEEAPNMGASVEGQYAAWNYFQSVKSPANEKFIKDWVAYDGPSDVTSDPMEAAYISLHLYKAMVEKAGSFDVDKINAAADGVSFDAPEGKVVVDGDNHHITKPGLIGQINADNQFDVVWSSDGPIAPDPYLEGYTWFPEATRDALVKAAG
- a CDS encoding urease subunit gamma is translated as MHLTPADSEKLLLAVAGMVARDRLERGVRLNHPESVALLATWVIERAREGASVTDLMERGRSVLGRDQVMEGVAEMLTDVQVEATFPDGRKLVTLHHPIG
- the urtB gene encoding urea ABC transporter permease subunit UrtB; translation: MDSLIAPFLNGTADGALLLIAALGLALTFGQMGVINMAHGEFLLAGAVCAFWTQQVVASTDVSILLALPVAFVFAGLLGLVLEATVLQWMYDRPLDTLLATVGVSLALQQVFLQLYPSGVPVEKPSLLDGQLDVLGYAWPLRQVFTIVLAAGCLAGLGALLKYSSFGRRIRATVQNRALAETLGVATRSVDRMTFFIGSGLAGVGGVAASLIGGTNSQLGTRYIILAFLVVVAGGLGQLRGTVIAAWTVGVVTAYLADWTTGSLAQVITFVLVVVFLQVRPNGLFTVRTRGLA